The genomic window GACGGGCGTGTACGAGACCACCAATTGGGAACTGTTCTTCAGGGGAGGATTCGCCGGGCTGATCGTCGCGGGCGTCGTCTGGATGAACTTCGCCGCACAGGACACCATCTCCCGGCTGGTCGTCGTCTACCTCGCGTTTCTCACCATCCCGCTGGGGAACCTCAATCACAGCGTCGTCTCGTTCACCGAGGCGGTCTACCTCATGCTCGTCGGCGACCTGGGGTTCCTGTTGGCGATGACCGACTTCGTGATCCCGGTGTTGGTCGGCAACACCGTCGGCGGGGTCGTGCTGGTCACGATCGTCAACTACTACCAGACGACCGAGGAGCGCCTGGAGACGGCGCGCTTCGAGAACGTCCGCAGGCTATCGATCCGCGAGTCGCTGCTCGGGAGCCTCGCCGGGCGCTCGTACGTGCCGCTGTTCGACACGGTCGAGGAGTTCGTCCGCGACCCCGATTCCTTCCGGATCCTCGTTCCGATCACCAATCCCCGAACCGAGTCCCGGCTGGTCGAGATGGCCTGTGCGCTCGCGTCGACCCGGGAGAAGGGCGTCGTCCACGTGGTCCACATGGTGCAGATCCCATCCGGACCAAGCCACGGCAAACGTCGAGCCGATCACGACCGGATCACCGCCGAGTCGAGCAAGCTGCTCGGGGACGTGCGCGACCTCGGCGAACGCTACGAGGCCGACCTGGAGACCTCGACGCTCGTCACGCACCGATCCTTCGAGGACGTCTTCGACCGCGCGAACCGCACCCGTCCCGACCTGGTGATGATGGGCTGGGCGGACGACGGAGTCTGGGCCTCGGCTCGGGCCGAACGCCCGATCGACGAGCTGACCAACCGCCTGCCGTGTGACTTCCTCGTCGTCAAGGACCGCGGACTCGACTGCTCTCGCGTCCTGCTCCCGACCGCCGGCGGTCCGAACTCCGTGTTGAGCGCCGAGGTCGCCCGCGGGCTCCGCGAGGCCCTCGACGCGGAGATATCGCTGCTTCACGTCGCGGACGGTCCCGGGGACCGCGAGCGCGGCGAGACGTTCCTCGCGGAGTGGGCCGCTGAGAACGATCTGGAGGACGCCGACCGCATCGTCGACGAGTCCGGCGACGTGGAGGACTCGATCGAGCGGGCGGCCGAGGACAACACCCTCGTCCTCATCGGCGCCACCGAACAGGGGCTGCTCTCGCGGCTCGTTACCGACTCGCTTCACATGAACATCGCCGACGACGTGGAGGCCTCCCTGCTGTTGGCGGAACGACCCTCGGACCGGCCGTTGTTGAAGCGGCTCGTCGGGGCAGGCCGTCGCGAGAAGTAGTCCGCGAGCGGTCCACCGGCGACGACTCAGGCGTCGCCCACGCGGTCGGGCACCGGGCCGTCGTATCCCTCCGGGACGTACGGACACAGCGGATCGGAGGCGAGCGGGTCGCCGGCGACCGCGTACGCCCGCGACCTGGAGCCGCCGCAGACGTCTCGGAATTCGCAGGCGCCGCACTTCCCGGTGAGCGCGTCGCGGTCACGCAGCCGTTGGAACAGATCGGCGTTCCGGTACAGGTCCACGAGATCGTCCTCGCGAACGTTTCCGGCTGGCTCCGGTAGGAAGCCCGAGGGCGTCACGTCGCCGACGTGGTTGACGAACGCGAAGCCGTCGCCGGCGCGGACGTTCGGCCGGGTCGCCGGCGCCCCGACTCCGGGTGCCATCTCGGCCGGCTCGACGCCGCGCCGTTCGAGGCCGACGCGGGTGTGTTGTGGGGTCTCAGTCGTCTTGATCGCGAACGACGAGTCGTCGTCGACGCCGTGGAGCCAGTCCATGACCGCGTCCGCTCGCTCTGGCGAGACGGGATCGAGCATCGCACCCCGGCCGACCGGAACGAGGAAGAACACGCTCCAGCGCACCGCGTCGAGGTCGCCGACGAGCTCGCGGACGGCGGGGAGTTCGTCGACGGTTCGCTCGCACACGGTCGTGTTGACCTGCAGGCCCAGATCCGACTCGCGGATCCACCGCGCGGCCCGCACTGTCTCCTCGAAGACACCCTGCTCGCCGCGGTAGCCGTCGTGAACCGCGGGATCGCCCGAGTCGATGCTGAGGGCGACCCGTCGGAGGCCGGCGTCGGCGAGCCGGGCGATGCGCTCGCGCGTCAGCGACGCGGTCCCGCTGGGTGTGAGCGCCATCCGGAGGCCGATGTCGTCGCCGTGAGCGATCAGCTCCGCGAGGTCGTCGCGCTTGAGCGGGTCGCCGCCCGAGAGGACGACCACCTGCCCGTCGCCGAACTCCCGCGCGGAGTCGAGCAGGCGCTTGCCCTCCGCTGTCGTCAGTTCGTCGGGATGTCGCCCGGGTGTCGCCTCCGCCCGGCAGTGGTCACAGGCCAGATCGCACGCGCGTGAGGCCTCCCAGACGAGGACGATCGGGCGCTGGCTCGTGTCGAACATGGATGCGAGTGGGTCTCCGCGGGTAGGCCTCCTCGATCACTCGACGACCACGACGCCCTTCATCCCCATCGCCTTGTGCGGGGTACAGGCGTACTTGATCGTCCCGGAGGAGTCGAACGTGTTACTGAACGTGTGTCCCTCCTCGGAGACCAACTCGGACTCGAAGGAGCCATCCTCGGCTGCGACGTTGTGGCTCGACCCCTGTCCGGTCCACTCCCAGACCACGGTCGTTCCCGTGGACACCCTGACCGCGGCGGGACCGAATCCGTAGTAGCCGCCGTTGGCCTCCGTACCGACCTCGACGGTCACCTCGTCGGCTCCCGTCTCGTCGACGACGCCGTCGTAGTTGTCGACGCCGTCGAACCAGCCGTCGAACGACTCGGCCGAACCGGAATCGCCGCCGGTGTCTGCGCCGTCGCCGCCGGAGGATCCACCGTCGCCGCTCGGTTCCGGCGTCGCGGTCGGCTCCTCGGTGTTGGCACCGTCGCCCTCACCGGTTCCACCTTCACTTCCGCTTCCGGCCGTACAGCCGGCCAACCCGGTGAGTCCGCCAGCGGCCACGAGTCCGGTCGCGCGCAGTACCGTTCGCCGGTCGGGAGATCGGTCGGACATCACCTCGTCGTTGACGGGGGACTGATAAGCGGTTCTCCCTGGTTCCCACTCGCTGGGAGTCGTCGTGAACGCCGTATAGTACGGCCGTCGTTCTCCCGACGATGGCAGACACCGACCGGCGAACGCGGGTCGACGCGGCGCGGGCGGACGACGCGCCCGAGTGGGAGGTGTTTCACCGCGAGTCGCCCGCAGACCCGCTCCGGCACGTCGGCAGCGTCACCGCGGCTTCCTCCGACGTGGCGCACGAACAGGCGAGCACGTTGTTCCCGGACGCGTCGACGCTGTGGCTGACACGTAGCGACCGCGTCGCTCGGTTCAGCGACCGCGACCTCGGGGCCGAATACGATGCGACCGACATGACAGCCGACGACGGGGGTGTGGAGTCGTGATCTCCGTCAGCAAGCTCCTGTACGATCTCGACGCCGAGGGGGACGGGCTCCGGTACGGCGACGGCGACTCCACGGCCGAACAGATCCGCGAGCGAAAACAGGAGCGCCCCGTCGTCGTCTGGAACGGGACGAAACGGTGCAACCTCTCGTGTGCTCACTGCTACGCGGGCGCCGACGTCGGCGCCGCCCCCGGAGAGTTCTCGACCGCCGAGGCGAAGGGGATGCTCGACGAACTCGCCGACTACGGCGTCCCGGTCGTCCTCTTCTCGGGCGGGGAGCCCCTCGTTCGAGAGGACCTCCCCGAACTCGTTGCCCACGCGAGCGACGCCGGGATCCGGCCGGTGTTGTCGACCAACGGAACGTTGCTCACTCGCGAGCGCGCCCGCGAACTCCGCGACGCCGGCCTCGCGTACGCCGGCATCTCGGTGGACGGCCGCCGCGAGGTGAACGACGAGTTCCGCGGGCAAGAGGGCGCCTTCGACTCCGCGATCCGCGGCATCGAGGCATGTCTCGACGTGGGGCTGAAGACCGGGCTGCGCTACACCGTCACCGAGGACACCGTCCCCGACATGGAGGACGTGGTCGACCTGCTCACCGACGTGGGCGTCGACCGCTTCTGTTTCTACCACCTCGCGTACGGTGGTCGCGGGGTCCCGGACGCCGACATCACGCCCGAGGCGCGCCGCGACGCCGTCGAGCGCCTCGTCGACCTGACGCGCGAGTATCACGAGGACGGCGAGGAGATCGAGACGCTGCTCGTGGGCAACTACTGCGACGCGGCATACATCGTCGAGTACGCCCGTCGCGAGTTCGGTCCCGAGCGCGCCGAGCGCGTCCGCCGATACCTCCGAACCAACGGCGGCGATCCGGCGGGCGAGCGCGTCGCCGACATCGACTACCAGGGTAACGTCCACGCGACACAGTTCTGGCAGTCGTACTCGCTGGGGAACGTCCGAGACCGCCCGTTCGGCGACATCTGGGAGGACGAATCGAACCCCCTTCTCCGTCGGCTTCGCGACCGTCCGGACAGCCTCGGCGAGGAATGTCGAACCTGCGCGTACAGCGACATCTGCCGGGGCGCCTCACGCCTGCGCGCGCTGACGGTCGAGGGAGAGTTCGGCGCCCGCGACCCGCAGTGTTACCTCACTCCCGCCGAGCGCGCGGGCGACGGCACGCT from Halobaculum magnesiiphilum includes these protein-coding regions:
- a CDS encoding Htur_1727 family rSAM-partnered candidate RiPP produces the protein MADTDRRTRVDAARADDAPEWEVFHRESPADPLRHVGSVTAASSDVAHEQASTLFPDASTLWLTRSDRVARFSDRDLGAEYDATDMTADDGGVES
- a CDS encoding formate/nitrite transporter family protein, with amino-acid sequence MADPHDGSSPASGDDGHDHTDNGVPESGSVVPDRFSSDEVFQRIVADADHEITSGARELFFAALAGGFAITITLLVYASMYPQTDSSVVAAMLYPIGFIYIIIGGYQLYTENTLPPVALTLERLASVPSLLRHWTIVALGNFTGGAIGAIVLAYGGVFSPEAAAVAADLAATGVYETTNWELFFRGGFAGLIVAGVVWMNFAAQDTISRLVVVYLAFLTIPLGNLNHSVVSFTEAVYLMLVGDLGFLLAMTDFVIPVLVGNTVGGVVLVTIVNYYQTTEERLETARFENVRRLSIRESLLGSLAGRSYVPLFDTVEEFVRDPDSFRILVPITNPRTESRLVEMACALASTREKGVVHVVHMVQIPSGPSHGKRRADHDRITAESSKLLGDVRDLGERYEADLETSTLVTHRSFEDVFDRANRTRPDLVMMGWADDGVWASARAERPIDELTNRLPCDFLVVKDRGLDCSRVLLPTAGGPNSVLSAEVARGLREALDAEISLLHVADGPGDRERGETFLAEWAAENDLEDADRIVDESGDVEDSIERAAEDNTLVLIGATEQGLLSRLVTDSLHMNIADDVEASLLLAERPSDRPLLKRLVGAGRREK
- a CDS encoding halocyanin domain-containing protein, translating into MSDRSPDRRTVLRATGLVAAGGLTGLAGCTAGSGSEGGTGEGDGANTEEPTATPEPSGDGGSSGGDGADTGGDSGSAESFDGWFDGVDNYDGVVDETGADEVTVEVGTEANGGYYGFGPAAVRVSTGTTVVWEWTGQGSSHNVAAEDGSFESELVSEEGHTFSNTFDSSGTIKYACTPHKAMGMKGVVVVE
- a CDS encoding TIGR04347 family pseudo-SAM/SPASM protein — encoded protein: MISVSKLLYDLDAEGDGLRYGDGDSTAEQIRERKQERPVVVWNGTKRCNLSCAHCYAGADVGAAPGEFSTAEAKGMLDELADYGVPVVLFSGGEPLVREDLPELVAHASDAGIRPVLSTNGTLLTRERARELRDAGLAYAGISVDGRREVNDEFRGQEGAFDSAIRGIEACLDVGLKTGLRYTVTEDTVPDMEDVVDLLTDVGVDRFCFYHLAYGGRGVPDADITPEARRDAVERLVDLTREYHEDGEEIETLLVGNYCDAAYIVEYARREFGPERAERVRRYLRTNGGDPAGERVADIDYQGNVHATQFWQSYSLGNVRDRPFGDIWEDESNPLLRRLRDRPDSLGEECRTCAYSDICRGASRLRALTVEGEFGARDPQCYLTPAERAGDGTLGAGSPAFSSD
- a CDS encoding TIGR04053 family radical SAM/SPASM domain-containing protein; the encoded protein is MFDTSQRPIVLVWEASRACDLACDHCRAEATPGRHPDELTTAEGKRLLDSAREFGDGQVVVLSGGDPLKRDDLAELIAHGDDIGLRMALTPSGTASLTRERIARLADAGLRRVALSIDSGDPAVHDGYRGEQGVFEETVRAARWIRESDLGLQVNTTVCERTVDELPAVRELVGDLDAVRWSVFFLVPVGRGAMLDPVSPERADAVMDWLHGVDDDSSFAIKTTETPQHTRVGLERRGVEPAEMAPGVGAPATRPNVRAGDGFAFVNHVGDVTPSGFLPEPAGNVREDDLVDLYRNADLFQRLRDRDALTGKCGACEFRDVCGGSRSRAYAVAGDPLASDPLCPYVPEGYDGPVPDRVGDA